The following proteins come from a genomic window of Alicyclobacillus dauci:
- a CDS encoding LysR family transcriptional regulator, which yields MEFLQLKYFQTVAHLEHITKAAYQLQIAQPSLSKTIARLEEDLGVPLFDRQGRQIRLNEFGRAFLARVERAFMELNEGRREIRDLAGLNQGTVTLAVSIPRILPDLLGSFLAAYPKVHLRQYLESTASMKQQLENGEIDFCISSEPIESSDVVWQPLMTEEIFLVVPPDHRLAQRDSVVLSEVRDESFISMNAGYGFRHLTDRFCQQAGFTPNIFFAGDEPDVIGGLVRQGLGIAFVPALTWTAAAHRLPNKLRITDPVCERTIGLAWSNRRYLSVAAKQFHTFVVNYFKEISTDVVRH from the coding sequence ATGGAGTTTCTTCAACTGAAATATTTTCAAACTGTTGCCCATCTTGAACACATAACGAAGGCAGCGTACCAATTGCAGATTGCTCAACCGTCTCTCAGTAAGACCATAGCGCGGCTTGAGGAAGATCTCGGAGTTCCTCTGTTTGACCGTCAAGGGCGCCAGATCCGACTCAATGAGTTTGGACGTGCTTTTTTAGCCCGCGTCGAACGGGCATTCATGGAACTGAATGAGGGGAGACGCGAGATTCGGGACTTAGCAGGCCTGAACCAAGGAACGGTTACCCTCGCTGTCTCCATTCCTCGAATCCTGCCAGACCTGTTAGGGTCATTCCTTGCTGCTTACCCCAAAGTTCACTTAAGGCAATATTTAGAGTCGACCGCGTCGATGAAACAACAACTTGAAAACGGCGAAATCGACTTTTGTATTTCGTCGGAGCCCATCGAAAGTTCCGACGTTGTCTGGCAACCGCTCATGACTGAGGAGATTTTCTTGGTCGTTCCCCCGGATCATCGACTTGCACAGCGGGATAGTGTCGTATTGAGTGAGGTTCGGGACGAGTCTTTCATTAGCATGAACGCGGGTTATGGGTTCCGGCATCTCACAGATCGGTTTTGCCAACAAGCCGGGTTCACTCCGAATATTTTTTTTGCTGGTGACGAACCGGATGTGATTGGCGGGTTGGTGAGGCAGGGGCTGGGTATCGCTTTTGTACCCGCCTTGACCTGGACTGCAGCAGCGCACCGTTTGCCGAACAAATTGCGAATCACTGATCCCGTGTGCGAGCGGACGATAGGCTTGGCATGGTCCAACAGACGTTATTTGTCCGTGGCAGCAAAGCAATTTCACACCTTTGTCGTGAATTACTTCAAAGAAATTTCTACCGACGTAGTGCGTCATTAA
- a CDS encoding PadR family transcriptional regulator, which yields MNSLAYALLSMLVRKPCSGYELKHLLEVFWQAKHSQIYPLLTKLQQDSLLTYELVEQSGKPNKKIYSITDKGLAVLQEWISCKSALPVIRDEFLIKVYAIWLVDTQSAKRMFEERISLFRKQVNYRLNEIRGMEEEHRNGIPDISSRSFGRYILFQRKLRQEQEEIEWCEWVLALLEENQDSRLEEVKRNT from the coding sequence GTGAATTCATTGGCATATGCCTTGCTTAGTATGCTTGTTCGAAAACCATGTTCCGGTTATGAATTGAAACATCTACTAGAGGTTTTCTGGCAAGCAAAACACAGCCAGATTTACCCACTCCTAACCAAATTGCAGCAGGACTCTTTACTCACATACGAGTTGGTAGAGCAGTCTGGCAAACCCAATAAGAAAATTTACTCAATTACAGACAAAGGCTTAGCTGTACTCCAAGAGTGGATTTCTTGCAAATCAGCTCTACCCGTAATCCGGGATGAGTTTCTCATCAAGGTCTACGCCATTTGGCTTGTTGACACCCAGTCTGCAAAGAGAATGTTCGAAGAACGTATCTCGTTATTTAGAAAACAGGTGAATTACAGACTGAATGAAATTCGTGGGATGGAAGAGGAACATCGTAACGGAATTCCGGATATTTCTTCAAGATCATTCGGTAGATATATTCTATTTCAACGAAAACTTCGTCAAGAGCAAGAGGAAATCGAGTGGTGTGAATGGGTGCTGGCCCTCCTAGAAGAAAACCAAGACAGTCGGTTGGAAGAAGTGAAACGGAACACGTAA
- a CDS encoding MFS transporter: MSEGNHRASTFRQPKAAWAVAFAVVVAFMGLGLVDPILTSIAKNLHATPSQVELLFTSYMLITAIMMVITGAVSSRIGPKWTLLVGLFIIVVFSALAGTSGTVAQVVLFRGGWGLGNALFIATALAVIVSVASGGAAAAVVLYEAALGLGLSVGPLLGGWLGSISWRGPFYGVSVLMLIGLLAIATMLPKLPKPKKSVSVLDPFRALRYPGLSTMAITAFFYNYGFYTLFAFTPFVLNMSARGLGFVFFGWGVMMAIFSVFLAPWFERHFSVKRSMYAMLILIALDLLCIGLAIAPGKHAINVLGASWSVRTIIVTAVIIAGALMGIMATLLTTAVMQAAPVERSVASAAYSFARFLGGAFAPWLAGKLAERYNPSLSFYMGTIAVVISIIVFYIGRKHVKDSFD, from the coding sequence ATGAGTGAAGGCAATCACCGCGCAAGCACGTTTCGGCAACCGAAAGCAGCTTGGGCGGTGGCTTTTGCTGTTGTTGTCGCATTTATGGGGTTAGGTCTGGTTGACCCGATTCTGACGTCCATTGCCAAAAATCTTCATGCAACTCCGAGTCAGGTTGAATTGCTATTCACAAGTTACATGCTAATCACAGCCATCATGATGGTCATTACAGGTGCCGTATCAAGCAGAATTGGTCCCAAATGGACGTTACTTGTCGGACTCTTTATCATTGTAGTTTTTTCAGCATTGGCCGGTACCTCGGGCACAGTTGCACAAGTGGTGTTATTTCGGGGGGGCTGGGGACTAGGCAACGCCCTGTTCATTGCCACCGCCCTGGCTGTCATCGTCAGCGTAGCGTCTGGTGGCGCTGCAGCCGCGGTCGTCTTGTATGAAGCAGCACTCGGGCTGGGTCTCTCAGTTGGTCCGCTACTTGGCGGTTGGCTAGGAAGCATCAGCTGGCGTGGACCGTTTTACGGGGTGTCTGTGCTGATGCTCATTGGACTTCTTGCCATCGCAACGATGCTTCCCAAGCTTCCAAAACCGAAGAAGTCTGTTTCTGTTCTGGACCCATTTCGCGCGCTTCGCTACCCTGGTCTGTCAACTATGGCCATTACCGCGTTTTTTTACAATTACGGATTCTACACACTTTTTGCGTTTACGCCATTTGTACTGAACATGAGTGCGCGGGGTCTAGGGTTCGTCTTTTTTGGTTGGGGTGTGATGATGGCTATATTCTCCGTATTTCTCGCCCCCTGGTTTGAAAGGCACTTTAGTGTAAAGCGATCCATGTATGCAATGCTCATTTTGATTGCTTTGGACTTGCTGTGTATCGGTCTGGCGATTGCTCCCGGGAAACATGCAATCAATGTGTTGGGGGCTTCTTGGTCCGTCAGAACGATCATTGTTACAGCGGTCATCATCGCAGGTGCCCTGATGGGAATCATGGCTACTTTACTGACAACCGCGGTCATGCAGGCTGCCCCGGTTGAGCGATCCGTCGCTTCGGCCGCTTATAGCTTTGCCCGCTTCCTCGGTGGTGCGTTTGCACCTTGGCTAGCCGGAAAGCTGGCGGAGCGGTACAACCCAAGTTTGTCTTTTTATATGGGAACCATTGCTGTGGTTATCAGCATCATCGTGTTTTACATCGGCAGAAAACATGTTAAGGACAGTTTTGACTGA
- a CDS encoding cold-shock protein produces MQQGTVKWFNAEKGFGFISVEGGDDVFVHFSAIQGNGFKSLDEGQAVEFEIVEGPKGPQAANVNKL; encoded by the coding sequence TTGCAACAAGGAACAGTTAAATGGTTTAACGCTGAAAAGGGCTTCGGTTTCATCTCTGTTGAAGGCGGCGACGATGTATTCGTACACTTCAGCGCAATCCAAGGTAACGGCTTCAAGTCTCTTGACGAAGGTCAAGCTGTAGAATTCGAAATCGTTGAAGGCCCAAAGGGTCCTCAAGCAGCTAACGTTAACAAGCTGTAA
- a CDS encoding long-chain fatty acid--CoA ligase translates to MTTRHFKVWPTGKPRTLTVPITSVYDNLVVSAKRYPNKPAIEYYGTPISYHDVLEACESLAGYLQEACGVQKRDRVILYIQNSPQYVIAFHAILRADAVVVPLNPMNVTEELRHYREDCGATVAIVGQELYSRIQPLIGESGLKHVVTATYSDYLSSDHDESLPEVILAPRAMVADPQTVAWTEALAAGMKAHTHTAVSEDMAILPYTSGTTGVPKGCIHPHRTVQANIVSVCTWYGITPSSVTLTALPLFHVTGMVHGMLGAIYSGAQMVIMTRWDRDMAAKLIERTRVTNWTNIATMVVDFLAHPNIDNYDISSLTNVGGGGATLPKAVGERLFEMTGVRYSEGYGLSETIAQTHMNPPQAPRLQCMGIPAFDVDARIIDPVTLEQLGRNEEGELIVHGPQVFNGYWNRPDEDANAFVLIDGKRFFRTGDIAKYDRDGYYYMVDRVKRMINAAGFKVWPSEVESILYQHPAIEQACVIAAPDRRRGESPKAFVILRGPFKGKVSAREIMDWSREQMAAYKVPREVEFVDSLPVSGTGKILWRKLQEEEYERWAARA, encoded by the coding sequence ATGACGACGCGGCATTTTAAAGTGTGGCCCACAGGCAAGCCACGAACGTTAACGGTTCCGATCACATCCGTTTATGACAATCTTGTCGTGAGTGCAAAACGTTACCCGAATAAGCCGGCCATCGAGTACTACGGTACGCCTATCAGTTATCACGATGTATTAGAGGCTTGCGAGTCTCTTGCGGGATACTTGCAAGAGGCGTGCGGTGTTCAAAAGCGTGATCGGGTCATTCTATATATACAGAACTCCCCTCAATATGTAATCGCTTTCCACGCCATTTTACGTGCGGATGCCGTTGTTGTTCCGCTGAATCCGATGAACGTGACAGAGGAGCTTCGACACTACCGCGAAGACTGCGGAGCAACGGTCGCCATTGTGGGCCAAGAATTGTATTCGCGCATTCAGCCACTTATCGGTGAAAGTGGACTGAAACATGTTGTCACAGCCACCTACTCGGATTACTTATCCTCCGATCACGACGAATCCTTACCTGAAGTTATTCTGGCTCCTCGTGCCATGGTTGCTGATCCACAGACGGTGGCGTGGACAGAGGCACTTGCGGCTGGGATGAAAGCGCATACACACACAGCGGTATCGGAAGATATGGCCATCCTGCCATATACGTCGGGGACAACAGGTGTGCCCAAAGGATGTATCCATCCCCACCGGACAGTTCAGGCAAACATTGTATCGGTCTGCACGTGGTATGGGATAACCCCGAGCTCAGTGACGTTGACGGCCTTGCCGTTATTTCATGTCACCGGAATGGTGCACGGTATGCTGGGTGCGATCTATTCGGGTGCGCAAATGGTTATCATGACTCGTTGGGATCGCGACATGGCAGCGAAGCTCATTGAGCGCACGCGCGTTACGAACTGGACGAACATCGCAACGATGGTCGTGGATTTCTTGGCGCACCCCAACATTGACAACTATGATATCTCCTCATTGACGAACGTCGGTGGCGGTGGTGCGACACTTCCGAAGGCGGTTGGCGAAAGGCTATTTGAAATGACAGGTGTTCGCTACAGTGAAGGGTACGGGTTGTCGGAAACCATCGCACAAACGCACATGAATCCGCCCCAGGCTCCTCGACTCCAATGCATGGGCATCCCAGCATTTGACGTGGATGCACGTATCATCGATCCCGTCACACTCGAGCAACTCGGCCGCAATGAAGAGGGGGAGCTTATCGTTCACGGTCCACAAGTATTTAACGGCTACTGGAACCGGCCAGACGAGGATGCAAACGCGTTTGTCCTCATCGATGGGAAGCGATTCTTTCGGACGGGTGATATCGCGAAATACGATAGAGATGGCTACTACTATATGGTCGATCGCGTCAAACGGATGATCAACGCCGCCGGGTTCAAGGTTTGGCCAAGCGAAGTCGAATCCATTCTGTATCAGCACCCGGCAATCGAACAAGCTTGTGTCATCGCTGCGCCAGATAGACGTCGCGGAGAATCGCCGAAGGCCTTTGTCATTCTCCGCGGGCCATTCAAGGGCAAGGTGTCGGCGCGGGAAATCATGGACTGGTCGCGGGAACAAATGGCAGCTTACAAGGTGCCGCGTGAAGTTGAGTTCGTCGATTCACTACCCGTATCCGGCACCGGAAAAATCTTGTGGCGAAAGCTGCAGGAAGAGGAGTATGAGCGGTGGGCAGCTCGGGCGTAG
- a CDS encoding DUF3147 family protein gives MWMMVLKIVVSAGIITAISGIAKQYPGIGGWIAALPVISLLSAFWLLVGHQPSVEIARFLTSVAKGLVPTAILLLCMVVCLRSQWSFRLSFAVSTSVWLLASVGLKKIGM, from the coding sequence ATGTGGATGATGGTTCTTAAAATTGTCGTCAGTGCGGGGATTATTACAGCCATCAGCGGCATTGCGAAGCAATATCCAGGCATTGGCGGGTGGATCGCGGCACTGCCGGTCATAAGCTTGTTGTCTGCGTTTTGGCTGCTCGTTGGGCATCAGCCGAGCGTTGAGATCGCAAGGTTCTTGACGAGTGTTGCCAAAGGGCTCGTCCCAACTGCCATTCTATTGCTATGTATGGTGGTATGCCTGCGCAGCCAGTGGTCGTTTAGGCTCTCGTTTGCAGTTTCGACGTCCGTATGGTTGTTGGCGTCGGTGGGTCTGAAGAAGATCGGTATGTGA
- a CDS encoding MarR family winged helix-turn-helix transcriptional regulator: MSTNHDTARAISDAFANIYYHCHPAFEMELSHQAVRALQFLQMNGAATVTSVAAYLGCAQNTASEMLRRLSDKGLVVRRRNEVDERVVNVHLTTTGLNTVNEHTGLDVDKLASRLGRVSLDERSEILNQMVRLQRLLEQED, translated from the coding sequence ATGAGCACAAATCATGACACCGCCCGGGCGATCTCCGATGCCTTCGCGAACATCTACTATCACTGCCACCCAGCATTTGAAATGGAGTTGTCGCACCAGGCCGTGCGCGCTTTGCAGTTTCTGCAGATGAACGGGGCGGCGACCGTCACGAGTGTCGCTGCATACTTAGGTTGCGCACAAAATACGGCGTCGGAAATGTTGCGGCGATTGAGTGATAAGGGCCTTGTGGTCCGTCGGCGAAACGAAGTGGATGAGCGTGTAGTAAATGTTCACTTGACGACGACAGGGCTCAATACGGTCAACGAGCATACCGGGTTGGATGTCGACAAATTGGCGAGTCGTCTGGGGAGAGTTTCTTTAGATGAACGAAGCGAGATATTGAACCAGATGGTGCGCCTGCAAAGACTGTTGGAGCAGGAGGACTAA
- a CDS encoding MATE family efflux transporter — MTETSDMSVARVTWPVLIEQLLFLLMGTADTFMLSHVSGSAVAAVGACNQVVSIVLLVFNMVSGGAAVLVAQYLGAKRISDCAKFTAASITVNLAFGLLVSAFLVVFRTLIASVMQLPASVVPLTNAYLEIVGSTIFGQALLGAVSSVLRANGFTRVTMLVSLGMNILHIVGNYLFIFGPFGVPVLGVTGVAISTAVSRVLAFVVMLVLMYRYVPYRIAWKDYISIPACHLKKILTIGVPSAGEPLAYEIGQLVMTSFMGIYGATVLATRVYTLNLMYYILIFGSAVGFGTQIVIGHLCGAGKLDAAYRVVWRSLWVALGVTAVIAVTMAASGHALLHLFTSSGSVIQMGTHLLFICVLLEPGRTFNLVIIQSLRAAGDVRFPVMMGILFPIGMGIPLSYFLGVHLHMGLVGVWWTICLDEWSRAVIMSIRWKSRIWEQKILVTPRSATVLPTEA; from the coding sequence ATGACGGAGACGTCTGACATGAGCGTGGCCCGGGTAACGTGGCCCGTTCTCATTGAGCAACTTTTGTTCCTGTTGATGGGGACTGCGGATACATTTATGCTATCCCACGTTTCTGGTTCCGCTGTCGCCGCTGTTGGCGCATGTAACCAGGTCGTAAGCATTGTGCTGCTGGTCTTCAATATGGTGTCGGGCGGCGCAGCGGTGCTCGTTGCGCAGTACTTGGGTGCCAAACGGATCAGTGACTGCGCAAAGTTCACTGCGGCTTCGATCACGGTAAACTTGGCGTTCGGCTTACTCGTCAGTGCATTTCTAGTTGTGTTCCGGACCTTGATAGCGTCGGTTATGCAGCTCCCGGCGTCTGTCGTGCCGTTGACGAATGCCTATTTGGAAATTGTCGGATCGACTATCTTTGGCCAAGCTTTGCTGGGGGCGGTTAGTTCCGTCCTACGGGCGAACGGGTTTACCCGTGTTACGATGCTTGTATCCCTCGGAATGAACATTCTACATATTGTGGGAAACTATTTGTTTATCTTTGGACCCTTTGGGGTTCCCGTGCTGGGTGTGACGGGTGTGGCGATATCCACCGCGGTGAGTCGTGTGCTCGCATTCGTTGTCATGCTTGTACTGATGTACCGCTATGTTCCCTATCGCATCGCATGGAAGGATTATATCTCGATCCCAGCATGCCATTTGAAGAAAATCCTAACCATCGGCGTGCCATCTGCTGGTGAACCGCTCGCGTATGAAATCGGACAGTTGGTGATGACCAGTTTTATGGGCATCTACGGCGCGACTGTGTTGGCAACGAGAGTTTATACGTTAAATTTGATGTACTACATCTTGATCTTCGGAAGTGCAGTTGGCTTTGGCACGCAGATTGTCATCGGGCATTTGTGTGGAGCGGGCAAGCTTGACGCGGCTTATCGGGTCGTGTGGAGAAGTTTGTGGGTAGCGCTTGGTGTGACGGCGGTGATCGCTGTTACAATGGCCGCGAGCGGGCACGCATTGCTGCATCTGTTCACGTCGAGCGGATCGGTCATCCAGATGGGCACACATCTGTTGTTCATTTGCGTCTTGCTCGAGCCCGGTAGGACATTCAACCTTGTCATTATCCAGTCGCTGCGTGCGGCCGGGGACGTTCGCTTTCCGGTGATGATGGGCATTCTCTTTCCAATTGGTATGGGCATCCCCTTGTCTTATTTCCTTGGCGTGCATCTCCATATGGGCCTAGTCGGTGTTTGGTGGACGATTTGTCTCGACGAATGGTCGAGAGCCGTCATTATGTCGATCCGCTGGAAGAGTCGAATCTGGGAACAGAAAATACTGGTCACACCGCGATCCGCCACTGTATTACCCACCGAGGCCTAA
- a CDS encoding DHA2 family efflux MFS transporter permease subunit gives MSQTKTSPDTGLNKGLILAVMVAGAFVAILNETLLNVALPPIMNELKITANTAQWLTTAYMLTNGVLIPVSAFLIQRFSTRTLFITAMGLFAAGTLIAAVAPDFAFLLVARVVQASGAAIMLPLLMNVVLSIFSVEERGGAMGIMGLVITFAPAIGPTLSGWIVGNHSWRVLFWIVLPIAVIDIIFAMVSLRNVTQLTAPKIDILSVVLSTFGFGGLLYGFSEAGNGGWNRATVIVSLAVALVGLVLFTWRQLSAKNPMLEFRVFRYNMFTLTTIISILITMTMFSAMLLLPLYLQNIRGFTPFRSGLLVLPGAILMGIMSPITGKIFDKIGARWLAVIGSALTVGTMFHFTRLTDSTTYLSLAISYAIMMFGMSLLMMPIMTAGLNQLPQRLNPHGTAMSNTLQQVAGAIGTALLVTVMTDQTKAQLTKLLASFGGNAAQLQQTAAQAASQAGAKVSQTPSASQAAMVTAMKHATIHGMNDAFMLATVIAALAFVLTFFIKRTHPPVEDSDAVHVEPEGRTKPRTLIEGT, from the coding sequence ATGAGTCAAACGAAAACCTCGCCTGATACGGGGCTAAACAAGGGCTTGATTCTCGCAGTGATGGTTGCCGGCGCCTTTGTAGCCATCCTCAACGAGACGCTGTTAAACGTTGCTTTGCCCCCAATCATGAACGAGCTCAAAATCACCGCAAACACAGCACAGTGGCTGACAACGGCCTACATGCTGACGAACGGTGTCTTGATTCCCGTAAGTGCTTTTCTCATTCAACGGTTTTCGACACGCACGCTGTTCATCACGGCGATGGGGCTGTTTGCTGCAGGGACCCTCATTGCGGCCGTGGCGCCAGACTTTGCATTTCTGCTCGTGGCCCGCGTCGTACAGGCGAGTGGTGCGGCAATCATGTTGCCGCTGCTCATGAATGTCGTCCTGTCCATCTTTTCCGTGGAAGAGCGCGGTGGCGCGATGGGGATTATGGGCCTTGTCATCACGTTCGCGCCGGCCATCGGTCCGACATTGTCTGGATGGATCGTTGGGAACCATTCTTGGCGGGTGTTGTTCTGGATTGTGTTGCCCATCGCCGTGATCGACATCATTTTCGCGATGGTTTCCCTGCGCAATGTCACGCAGTTGACGGCGCCGAAAATTGACATTTTGTCCGTCGTTCTCTCGACGTTTGGCTTTGGTGGTTTGCTGTATGGTTTTAGCGAGGCCGGAAATGGCGGATGGAACCGGGCAACCGTCATCGTCTCACTCGCTGTAGCGCTCGTCGGTCTGGTGCTGTTTACGTGGCGGCAGTTGTCGGCCAAGAACCCGATGCTGGAGTTTCGGGTGTTTCGCTACAACATGTTCACGCTCACAACCATTATCAGCATCCTCATCACCATGACCATGTTTTCTGCCATGTTGTTGTTGCCGTTGTATCTCCAAAACATTCGCGGGTTCACCCCGTTTCGATCCGGCCTGCTCGTCCTGCCCGGCGCCATTTTGATGGGCATTATGTCGCCTATCACCGGCAAGATTTTCGACAAGATTGGGGCGCGGTGGCTTGCCGTGATCGGCTCAGCTTTGACGGTAGGAACGATGTTTCACTTCACGAGATTGACGGATTCAACGACCTATCTGTCGCTGGCGATTTCCTACGCCATTATGATGTTTGGCATGTCGCTGCTCATGATGCCTATCATGACTGCGGGATTGAACCAGCTTCCGCAACGCCTCAACCCACACGGTACAGCCATGTCCAACACACTCCAACAGGTGGCAGGTGCCATTGGCACTGCTTTGTTGGTCACCGTGATGACGGATCAGACCAAGGCACAGTTGACTAAACTGCTCGCGTCCTTTGGTGGAAATGCGGCGCAACTGCAACAGACGGCGGCTCAAGCTGCAAGCCAAGCTGGTGCGAAAGTCAGTCAGACACCGTCGGCAAGCCAAGCGGCGATGGTTACGGCCATGAAGCATGCAACGATTCACGGTATGAACGATGCGTTTATGTTGGCGACCGTGATCGCGGCATTGGCGTTTGTGTTGACATTCTTTATTAAGCGTACGCATCCGCCAGTGGAAGACAGTGATGCGGTACACGTGGAACCGGAAGGGCGTACGAAACCCCGGACTTTGATTGAGGGAACCTAA
- a CDS encoding S1C family serine protease, with protein sequence MDRSESSRTTQRNDNKRWIAVAALSACIGAGVTLAMTPLIRSGTTAPNTVQTTPPVTGTSAPMSSNVNVNISDAITNVFKTVSPDVVAVVNYTTSNGGYFGQSQQPQQSDIGSGVYFNKDSQYAYIVTNNHVVEGGSKVDIVLKSNKQVQAQVVGTDPYTDLAVLKVPVSNFNGTSPAPFANSDKITIGEPVVAIGTPMGLDFAETVTSGIVSGNQRMMPVEEPTSQTTLAYESVIQTDAAINPGNSGGPLLNINGQVIGINSSKIVAQNFQGMGFAIPSNEVENIASQIMKTGHAIHPALGISGLDLSTIPQGYLPNVPVDYGIYVQNVLTADAKAGGLQQGDVIIAVNGQTVQSTADLRTALFKLQPGQTVKVTVYRGSAKKTLQVKVGQQQSVNTTDNSQGDNSGGNDFGGGSGGLDPFSGGGSIFGG encoded by the coding sequence ATGGACCGATCAGAATCAAGCAGAACCACACAGAGAAATGACAACAAACGGTGGATCGCGGTGGCAGCTCTGTCAGCCTGTATAGGAGCCGGTGTTACACTCGCAATGACGCCCTTGATTCGCAGTGGGACAACTGCTCCAAATACAGTTCAAACAACACCACCGGTGACAGGCACGAGCGCACCGATGTCCTCGAATGTGAATGTGAATATCAGTGATGCCATCACAAACGTGTTTAAAACAGTCTCTCCGGATGTGGTTGCGGTTGTGAACTACACCACCAGCAACGGGGGGTACTTTGGCCAGAGTCAACAGCCTCAGCAATCGGATATTGGGTCCGGTGTTTACTTTAATAAGGATAGCCAGTACGCCTATATCGTGACGAATAATCACGTGGTGGAGGGCGGATCGAAAGTCGATATTGTTTTAAAGTCAAACAAACAGGTGCAAGCGCAGGTGGTGGGAACGGATCCGTACACGGATTTAGCAGTCCTGAAGGTGCCCGTTTCTAACTTTAATGGTACGTCGCCTGCGCCGTTTGCAAATTCGGACAAAATTACCATCGGTGAGCCGGTCGTCGCCATTGGTACACCAATGGGACTCGATTTCGCGGAAACCGTCACGTCGGGTATCGTCAGTGGCAATCAGCGAATGATGCCTGTCGAGGAGCCGACATCCCAGACCACGCTGGCTTATGAATCCGTCATCCAGACGGATGCAGCCATTAACCCCGGGAACAGTGGGGGTCCGTTGCTCAATATCAATGGGCAGGTTATCGGCATCAACAGCAGTAAAATTGTCGCTCAAAACTTCCAAGGTATGGGATTTGCGATCCCGTCGAACGAAGTCGAGAACATCGCCTCTCAAATCATGAAAACTGGCCATGCAATACACCCGGCCCTTGGCATCAGCGGACTCGATCTGTCGACGATTCCCCAAGGCTACTTGCCGAACGTCCCGGTTGATTACGGCATCTACGTGCAGAACGTGCTGACGGCCGATGCAAAGGCAGGCGGGTTGCAGCAAGGGGACGTCATCATCGCCGTCAACGGGCAGACGGTACAGTCCACGGCAGACTTGCGAACAGCCTTGTTTAAGTTACAGCCTGGTCAAACGGTGAAGGTCACGGTGTACCGCGGCAGCGCGAAGAAGACACTGCAAGTGAAGGTAGGACAGCAGCAAAGTGTGAACACAACTGACAATTCACAGGGTGACAATTCCGGGGGAAATGACTTCGGCGGTGGATCCGGTGGTCTTGATCCGTTCTCAGGTGGCGGCAGTATTTTCGGAGGCTGA
- a CDS encoding SGNH/GDSL hydrolase family protein, producing MQKSVNGRNRRSHIRRSRWKKTIGYSVLGALLVAAGWSLGQTRTGHDQVLAAVPKNSLADSLNQEKVLVVGGSMAHGWKDPNDNSYLRRAFQTLSDTTNTKYTYDDHTASGDSPVKLAKTNNYESWLAKDKPQIVVISWGLLNDVYLKTPEKQLEQAVRDEIAGALKAKAVVLVVTSPVTQATATSDHNQIENYIQDELTVANSFHNSNVHFLDLNDQMTLYMQAHNQTWKQYYGDSWHPNQAGHILAGQLLANELIQTFGTGPILYQDKKQKG from the coding sequence GTGCAAAAATCCGTAAACGGTCGAAATAGAAGATCCCACATTCGTCGATCGCGCTGGAAAAAAACCATTGGCTACAGTGTTTTAGGAGCACTGCTTGTCGCAGCAGGCTGGTCTCTAGGGCAGACGCGTACGGGCCACGACCAAGTACTTGCAGCCGTACCGAAAAATTCGTTGGCCGACAGTCTCAATCAAGAAAAGGTGCTGGTGGTGGGCGGATCGATGGCACACGGTTGGAAGGACCCGAACGACAACTCCTACCTCCGCCGAGCCTTTCAAACGCTGTCTGATACGACGAATACGAAATATACGTACGACGATCACACCGCTTCCGGCGACTCTCCCGTCAAATTGGCAAAAACGAATAATTACGAGAGTTGGCTTGCGAAAGACAAGCCGCAAATCGTCGTGATCTCGTGGGGACTATTAAATGACGTTTATCTCAAGACACCCGAGAAGCAACTTGAACAGGCGGTACGTGACGAGATCGCCGGCGCGTTGAAGGCAAAAGCAGTTGTCCTAGTGGTCACCTCACCCGTCACCCAGGCCACGGCAACGTCTGATCACAACCAGATTGAAAACTACATTCAGGACGAACTGACGGTCGCCAATTCGTTCCACAATTCGAATGTTCACTTCCTGGACCTGAACGACCAAATGACGCTCTACATGCAGGCGCACAATCAAACGTGGAAGCAATACTACGGAGATAGCTGGCATCCAAACCAAGCCGGGCATATACTGGCTGGACAGTTACTAGCAAACGAGCTCATTCAGACATTTGGGACAGGCCCCATTCTTTATCAGGACAAGAAACAAAAAGGGTAA